TGCCCGATTCAATCAGCAACCTGAAACACCTACGCTACTTGCATATCACATCCAAATTTGTTAAGAGGCTCCCTGAATCAGTATGCCTCCTTTACCACCTACAGACATTGATTCTTGATTGTGATGGTCTTGCAAAGTTACCAGATGGCCTAGGTAACCTTATTAACCTACGATACTTTAAACTACAGACATATTGGATTAAAAGGCTCCCTGAATCAGTTTGTCAGCTGAGCAACCTGCAGACTTTGGATCTTCATTGGTGCAAGCAACTTAAAGAGTTACCCAGTGGCATAGGAAGCCTTACAAACCTCCGCTACCTAGATACTGTGCGCGCTCAAAGTCTCTGTCTGCCAGCTGGAATTAAAAAACTAACAAATCTTCAGAGATTGCATGGATGTTATGAAGTGCAGGGTGGGATAGGAGTGTTAAAGGACTTGGTGAACCTCCAAGGAGATCTCTGCATCTCAGGGCTCAGGAACTTGGTCAGCATAGGGGATGCGAAGGATGTTGGTCTTAAATATAAGCATAAACTTGAGCAGTTGTATCTATTTTGGGATGCCAACTGTGAAAATGATTGGCATTATGAGGGCGATAATATTGGACTACATCTAAAAGTTTTTCTAGAGGAAAATAAGGATGTCCCAGCTGATGAAAAAAGGGAGGAAGCGCTGCTTGAGTATCTCCAACCTCCCACTAACCTCAAAAAGTTGCTTATAAGTGGGTATGGTGGTTCCAAGTTTCCAGAATGGGTGGGAAATCTTTTATCCTTTGCATCACTTAAGGATATTGTTATTATTGATTGTGAAAAAATAAGGTCCCTTCCTCTATACATTCATGACTCTCTTGGAAAATTGGATGCATCCATATCAAAATCTATGCTTGAGAGGGTATCCATTTATGGTTGCCCAAAACTCACATCCATAGGAGGGCTGCATAATCTCCACTCACTTAAACAACTGAAGATATCCGTTTGTCCTCAGCTCCTGATATTATCAGAGGAAGGACTGCCATCCAAGCTTCAAAAGCTGCATAATGAGGAGTGCCAATGGTTGACATCATTGTCAGGGATGCAAAACCTTACTTCTTTTGGagcattaaatatttataattgtCTTCAACTCTGGCTCTTATCAGAGCAAGGACTGCCATTCAAGCTTCAATATCTGCATATTGAGGAGTGCCAACAATTGACATCACTGCCGGGGATGCAACACCTTGCTTCTCTTAGAGCATTAACCATAACAAAATGTCCTCAACTTCGGCTTTTATCAGAGGAAGGACTGCCATCCAAGCTTGAATCACTGCATATAGAGAAGTGCCAGCAGTTGACATTGCTATCGGGGATGCAAAACCTTACTTCTCTCAGAGCATTAACTATAAAAAATTGTCCTCAACTCCGGCTCTTATCAGGGGAAGAACTTCCATCCAGTCTTCAAGATCTGCATATTGAGGAGTGCCAACAGTTGATGTCACTGCAGGGGATGCAAAACCTTGCTTCTCTTGAACTATTAACCATAACAAATTGTCCTCAACTCCAGCTCTTATCAGAGGAAGGACTGCCATCCAAGCTTCAATATCTGTATATTGAAGaatgccagcagttgacgtcacTTTCGGGGATGCAAAATCTCACTTCTCTTGGAAAATTAACCATAAGAAATTGTCCTCAACTCCTACTCTTATCAGAGGAAGGACTGCCATCCAAGCTTGAAAAACTGTATATAGAGAAGTGCCAGCAGTTGACATCGCTATCGGGGATGCAAAACCTTACTTCTCTCATAGCATTAACTATAAAAAGTTGTCCTAAACTCCGGCTCTTATCAGTGGAAGACCTACCATCCATTCTTCAAGATCTGCATATTGAGGAGTGCCAACAGTTGATATCACTGCCGGGGATGCAAAACCTCACTTCTCTTGGAGAATTAACCATAATAAATTGTCCTCAACTCCAGCTCTTATCAGAGGAAGGCCTACCAACCAATCTTCAAGATCTGCATATTGAGGAGTGCCAACAGCTGATTTCACTGCAGGGGATGCAAAACCTCACTTCTCTTGAAGCATTAACCATAATAAATTGTCCTCAACTCTGGCTCTTGTCAAAGGAAGAACTGCCATCCAAGCTTCAATATCTGTATATTGCGGACTACCAGCAGTTGACATCACTTTCGGGAGTGCAAAACCTTGCTTCTCTTAGAGCATTAACTATAACAAATTGTCCTCAACTCCGGCTCTTATCAGAGGAAGAACTGCCATTCAAGCTTCAAAGACTTTTTATTGAGAAGTGCCAACAGTTGACATCACTGTCGGGAATGCAAAACCTTACTTCTCTTGATGCATTAACTATACAAAATTGTCCTAAACTTCAGATCATAGCAGAAGAGCAGCTCTCATCTATGCCTAAATATGTGGATATTATTGATTGCCCTGGATTGGTCAAGTGGTGCGAAGTACAAAAAATCAACTGCATTCAGGTACCCTCCATCCTAAATTTGAAGTGCTCCAATTGATTACTCAGAGACTTACACAATTATACATTCTCTGATTGTATGTTTGAAGCTTCTGTATGGAACACATGTGCCAACAGAGTTCTCTTATTCTTTTTTGCTAATGCACCAGGTCGTTTCAGGCAACAAGCTGACTATATCGAACTCATGGGGGAAGATAATGCATGGGTTTGATGATTTGACATCCATTGAGCATCTTTGTTTCAGTAATTCTTGGAAATTGTTTCTGGAAACAATCTCCATAAGCATACTTGAAGAGCTGACAATATGGGGTTGCACGCACGTCCCATCTATAAGGTGCCTGCCTGAGGTCACATCTCTCCGAAGCATGGTAATAAAGGACTGTCCTGGAATCCAACACATGGCAGATCAAGCGCTTCCATGCACGCTTGATTCCTTGGTAGTTGATAGTTGCGAGGACCTAAGGTGTTTACAGCTGGCACTGCAGAACCGAGATGCACTTAAGGAGCTGCAGATTGTGAACTGCCCCAAGCTCACGATGGTGGAAGGGCTGAATTGCATTTTCTTCCTAAGATTATTAAGAATAGAACAATGCCCTAAAATCCAGCTTTCCCCAGCTGATTTGCCACCATTTAATTTTCCACGTGTCAAAATTGCATTGGTATTGCAAGAGAAGTTCAATCCTCCACAATCAGGTAGCTCCAGTTTCTAATTATTAGTCTGCAATTTTGCTTCTCTTTTAAATGAGCAACACTTGTATTTTGGCTATTTGCCAAATTAATAATTGTAGGGGTATGAACTGCTCTGTTTTTGTTTATGTGTCTTTGCAGAGGAAGCAGAGAACAGAGAAACAATTGATGATAAAACCCTGGAGAAACGAGTGATGAGGTGTGTGGTGATTGAACATTTTAACAATGCTGTATCTCCGATACTTAATGCTGCATCTGATTGCAACACGGGTCAAATCCTAGAGGGGCTTCCTTCTAGTAGCACCTCTCAGTCCCTGGTACAAATCGTTGCAGAACCATCAACATGGATCAGCATGTTGCCGATTGAAtccatttttaattatttttggccggttgaatctatttttaattatttttatctaaGCCAAAAATAACTAagtttttatatttcttttttgCTTCAATACAAAATTGAACATGTGCTGGcacgacacacacacacatactgcACAAACAAGTGTTGGGCATGGGTATGAGCAATGATATTTAAATCCTTGGTCAACATTAACCAAGTCTGATTTCTGCCATCTTCCTTGAATGTATAATGTgtcaagaaaaaaaatagtttcttGGCAGTATCCTAacttgattgtttatttttttggcaGTATCctagcatcaatttttttttattattttttggaaATGATCTTGGCATCAATTCCTAAATGATTTTGACTTGTAGCACATGCAAAGGGGGTGGGTTCATAAATAGTCAACAACAGTACGGTAGGTTCACACCAGAAGCATCTCTAGTTATGCTTTTCCACAGTTGTGCTTGTGTTTGCTGGGAACTAAGGTTTATAAAAAAGACTTGTAGATTCTGATCGCTACTTTCTGTGTTCTATAGCTTGCAAATTGATGATAAATCTTTTGTTTACGGCATGACACACATATACTAGGCATGAATGCACCTTGAGTTTTACATGATTATATAAAGGTCAGAAATTTTAAGCATTCTTTAAACCTATTCTGTATTTCTTTTAAATGAAATTCTTTGAACCCATTCATGAGGAACTATATTAGTACTTCTAGCACCACTGGCACCTAAATCAATTTGAGCACTTAGTTGTTCATAGTAAGTGACAGAATCCACCAATCAGTAATGGGATCTAAATTACAGGCAGTACATGAGCATGAAAGGATATAGAGAAACTTGGAATAACTTCAGAGACAGTACTAAATAAGAATACTTGAAGAATGAGAATCCATAAAGCCAACTTATAATAGTTGGGAAAAGGCTTGATGATTATAATGATTGTGGCATTTGGATAGGTGCAATAACCAATGCTACAAGAATTTACAACCTATCAAAATTTGCTAACCTACATCTACAAGTATATATTTGACAAGAATGGATCTTAGTGTGGGTCTTAAAATAACTGACATTCTAGGTGTCAACACATCATGTGCATttagattttctatttttttccagCATTTTGCATACCAGAATAACAATCAGGAGAAGTCAGACTTGTCTTATATTAACTAAACTTATTTAAGTATCAAGCCACTCTGCAAGATTCCTTAAACACGGAAAGAACTTAGATTCAAAGAAGAAATCAAGATTGATGCCAAGGACTGCTGCCTTCTCAGAAATCCGTGAAAAACAAGATAGAAAGGCTGGCATATGATGAATCAGAAAAAGACTCACCGCCAAATACATTTTAGGTAGAATGTCTCCGGTAATTTTTTCCAGTTCTGAACCATCCAGTGTTTCCCACAGATCATTTTGTTCTGGGGAAGATGATAGACTACTCCAGGATAGAGGGCGAACAGCATATTATGCTGCTTCTCTTCTGAACATGAAAGATGTATACTTACTGGGTCCCAGTCTGTAACAATATGTATATTTCTTCTATAACATAATAAGATGCACCACTCATCCTAAGTCACATACATGCCATAGAGCTACTGCCCCAGTTGCATAgtaaagaaggtaatatctttattgaggataatttctgattcttgcatttcattgttctccaatagaagtatatatagattacaaggtctaactattgtagcaattacaagaagaaggaatatctcgattacatactaagtaaagagaaaccaaatgtagaatagctaaacaaggagaaagaccaaataggagtgccagccaaatatgaatatgtgttgacttgctaaacatagaaaacagccaaataagagtgcaagccaaaatagaatgttgggttggaatgagtgtgtgctgatacaccccctcaagatgaagaattgggagcacgaatcttcagcttgtcccttaggaacctaaaacgggaggtacccaagggcttggtgagaatatcggcaagctgatcttgggtggagatgaactgaacagatagttgatgtcttgcaacacgttcacgaacgaaatgaaaatcaatttcgacatgcttcgtgcgagcatggaaaacaggattggccgacagataagtggccccaatattgtcacaccatagaatCGGGGGACCATGTAAGGGATGGCCAAGTTCCTGAAATAATGACTCAAGCCAGATAAGTTCAGCTGATGCATCTGCTAAGGCTTTATATTCAGACTCTGTGGACGAGCGGGCAACTGTTTTCTGTTTACGAGATGCCCAAAAAATGAGGTTGGGGCCGAGAAAGATTACATAGCCCCCAGTGGAACGCCTATCAGTCCCACTACCCACCCAATCTGCATTCGAGAAACCTTGGAGAGAGCGAGAGGTGGATCGGCGAATGTGTAACCTATGATCAGCTGTAGCTTGAAGGTACCGTAAGATGCATTTGACCATAATCCAGTGATCAGGGGAAGGCGTAGCAAATCTCAAGTTGATTGGGCAAGGCATTCTATTTGCAAGGAGTAATCTTTTTTTGTTCGGAACAATTTTTAGAAACAGGAAACCATTTTCTAAGGACCGGCAGATTTAGCAACAAGTTATAGCCCTTTTAAACATTTCATAATTTTAGCTTCAGCTTGACCTTTCAAAAAGTAACGTAGAAGGACCTAACACATCAAGAATACTACTATTTTTTTCCCCAGGCAATAAAGACTACTAAATTCTTTTTTGCGTTTGCTCAAACTATTATATTTTCAGCTTTAGAAATTCACCCAAATCTTTTCTAGTCGCTGTAGCTGGGATACAATGCATGATAAGACAAACTTATTTTGATAATACGAGGCAGTCCAGTTTTTCATATATTCTATGGTGTCGAAGCAGAACATTATACAATCAATCTCCAGAAATAAAGATAAGAGGAAATCCACATGACAACTGGTCAAATAGAAGGTAATATAGCCAACTAATTTAGCCAAGCGGCCTTTTTGATATAGCATTGTCACAATTTTTGATTACTCAAATATCAGATACAGTcaccgcaaaaaaaaaaaaaaaagaaagataatttTTAATCAGCAGGGTCATTaaggaaaatatgaattgatgctCAGGACAAAGATCTAATGCAAATAAGTTGCGCATCACTTTGGGGAAAATGTTGAAATGGATGCATGTTAAATTGTGGAATAACATGACCTGAATTACTTGTAGTGTTGGGTATTAAGATTTATCAATTGAGAAACATAATTAGAGTATCTGCTTAAACAATGTGGAGGTGCATAATAATAAATTGACGATAGCATGGCAAGAAGAGGAGGTGGGGCAACTTTGAAAGACCAACTACTAAAGAGTGGCGATTGTATCACCTCTTGCAACTTGTGCTAGAGTTCAAGGGTTTGATTTCATTGGAGTCATCCCCTAAGGATGGGGGTGCGTTTGTGTTAGGAAAGGAGGGGAATAGCACCTCCCAgtgtcaaatatatatatatatatatatatatatatatatatattatatatatatattaaacaacCATGCCATCTTAGTAAAAATAAATGGAAGGCTCTAgtgatgtaaaaaataaaaatgattgtCGTCTatcaaaagaaataaaaacaATGTGTAACATACCTTGTAAGGTAGGGCTGGAAATGAATCAGATGGATCGGATACtagtatatccatatttgttcatATGGATCCAAATTGAGTGTGTCTATAGTCATTCCAAACAAAAATGAATATAAGTTGGatattatttgtatatatattttgatatcttAATATAAATTTAAGTCAGATACTATTTTGGATATAAAACAGATTTTAGCagaatttaatgataaaaaaatattaattaatataatcaaAAAGGATAGAAATAGAATTCACCATGTAGATTGCATAGAACACACAAGTAGCTAAGAATCTAAGGCATGGTTATTAAAGCTGCACAGAGATTGACCTTGTTAGGGGTGAAAATCATCAATCTGTCTGGGATTGTATtaacatattaaaaataaaaaataatcatgaattatctatttttaaagtgCTTGTaagaaaattataaataaatacaaGAAACTCATAGAAGTTATTAATATTGTTATTTTAAACAATAAAACTTTGAAAATATcagaaagaacaaaagaaaacATATTCATTTCATTTTTTCCAAAAAGAAAcggatttttataaaaaaataatgattaaaatatgaaaTGTCACAATATACATCAACGATACTTAAGGATAAACAAAATAAACTACTTATGTAAAGTAATAATCATGTTGTCGCATGGTGGTTGAAGGCTTGCCATTCAAAAGAATCAAACCAGAGAACGTTAGCTTGAATCTTGGGTTATACAATTTATTTTATAGTATTTCTTACCAGATACTTGTATCTGGATTGGAAGAATATGTAAAATCAAAATCTGTAAATGCATATCAGAATTTGGATGTGGCTTGATTGGATATTAAAATTTCTAATCTGAATCCAATCCCATTTGGATGGCCTGATTATATCTGATGTATTTCAGCCCTGCTCCAAGGCTTGTGTGTCTAGGATATTGCTTCTTGAATATGGTAGTCTAGTCTCAATGCTCTTTTCCTGATGTCCTTGGCAGTCCTTTGATGTttctctaactatttttttaaatttttttccgtTATGTGAAGTTCTTTTTTTTTAGTTGTTTTCTTACAACCAAAAAGAGAAAATTCTCTAGCTTCCTATTTTAAGTAAGAGCATATAAGTAGTGAGATATAGAGACAAGCACATAACTAGAAAGAGAACCCAATGAAGGGCTCATACCTGGTGGTTCTAATTCTACAATGTTACTTTTCCAGTTGGAAGACAAGGAGATTGTGGCAATGATGATTGGCGGGATGGAAGACAATGATTGCCATCATGACAAGAACCCATTATAGGATAATTATCCATCCTCCCCATTCGATGTTGGTTAATCATCTAACAGCATGGATG
Above is a genomic segment from Elaeis guineensis isolate ETL-2024a chromosome 1, EG11, whole genome shotgun sequence containing:
- the LOC105040148 gene encoding putative disease resistance RPP13-like protein 1 isoform X4 encodes the protein MASAFLSSILSKTSQVSRSVRRWAASPSSSSDPRSSILKDLKKLERTLERIQTVLHDAEERDIREEAVKLWLKELKEVAYDAEDVLDEYHYEELRAQVEARASRKRKRVEGDDEEEVSNSLSTIVVSIPVGMGDRIREIRERFDEISKDRERLRLREEDGERRVFGAVCPPSSSHMVDESSIYGREHDKQKVIDLLFSEGMGNGISVIPIVGKGGLGKTTIAQLVYNDSKVKERFDLTGWVCVSDDFNVPRLTKAIIESITEESRDLTELSPLQNSLKEKVEGRKVLLVLDDVWNEQQSRWESLRIPLVGAETVRIIMTCRNDSVAEIMQTVHPYHPGYLSEDDSWSLFEHYAFAGRESEEQSRLADIGKQIVEKCSGLPLAVKTMGSLLRHEIDEDSWMDVLQSDLWELDKDNETLASLRLSYNRMPPHLKPCFIYCSMFPKDYVFDRDVLVRLWMAQGYIPPQGRKTMEDIGDECFNDLLRRSFFDSFGRRFKMHDMIHDLAKLIAGNECYTIVDNWLSCFPDGVRHLCIQGQEELVKSLCSQNLRALRTFLLSAQCGCVYNMIKEVTHFPLLLLRTECLRTLKFVWKSEDELPDSISNLKHLRYLHITSKFVKRLPESVCLLYHLQTLILDCDGLAKLPDGLGNLINLRYFKLQTYWIKRLPESVCQLSNLQTLDLHWCKQLKELPSGIGSLTNLRYLDTVRAQSLCLPAGIKKLTNLQRLHGCYEVQGGIGVLKDLVNLQGDLCISGLRNLVSIGDAKDVGLKYKHKLEQLYLFWDANCENDWHYEGDNIGLHLKVFLEENKDVPADEKREEALLEYLQPPTNLKKLLISGYGGSKFPEWVGNLLSFASLKDIVIIDCEKIRSLPLYIHDSLGKLDASISKSMLERVSIYGCPKLTSIGGLHNLHSLKQLKISVCPQLLILSEEGLPSKLQKLHNEECQWLTSLSGMQNLTSFGALNIYNCLQLWLLSEQGLPFKLQYLHIEECQQLTSLPGMQHLASLRALTITKCPQLRLLSEEGLPSKLESLHIEKCQQLTLLSGMQNLTSLRALTIKNCPQLRLLSGEELPSSLQDLHIEECQQLMSLQGMQNLASLELLTITNCPQLQLLSEEGLPSKLQYLYIEECQQLTSLSGMQNLTSLGKLTIRNCPQLLLLSEEGLPSKLEKLYIEKCQQLTSLSGMQNLTSLIALTIKSCPKLRLLSVEDLPSILQDLHIEECQQLISLPGMQNLTSLGELTIINCPQLQLLSEEGLPTNLQDLHIEECQQLISLQGMQNLTSLEALTIINCPQLWLLSKEELPSKLQYLYIADYQQLTSLSGVQNLASLRALTITNCPQLRLLSEEELPFKLQRLFIEKCQQLTSLSGMQNLTSLDALTIQNCPKLQIIAEEQLSSMPKYVDIIDCPGLVKWCEVQKINCIQATS
- the LOC105040148 gene encoding uncharacterized protein isoform X1; the protein is MASAFLSSILSKTSQVSRSVRRWAASPSSSSDPRSSILKDLKKLERTLERIQTVLHDAEERDIREEAVKLWLKELKEVAYDAEDVLDEYHYEELRAQVEARASRKRKRVEGDDEEEVSNSLSTIVVSIPVGMGDRIREIRERFDEISKDRERLRLREEDGERRVFGAVCPPSSSHMVDESSIYGREHDKQKVIDLLFSEGMGNGISVIPIVGKGGLGKTTIAQLVYNDSKVKERFDLTGWVCVSDDFNVPRLTKAIIESITEESRDLTELSPLQNSLKEKVEGRKVLLVLDDVWNEQQSRWESLRIPLVGAETVRIIMTCRNDSVAEIMQTVHPYHPGYLSEDDSWSLFEHYAFAGRESEEQSRLADIGKQIVEKCSGLPLAVKTMGSLLRHEIDEDSWMDVLQSDLWELDKDNETLASLRLSYNRMPPHLKPCFIYCSMFPKDYVFDRDVLVRLWMAQGYIPPQGRKTMEDIGDECFNDLLRRSFFDSFGRRFKMHDMIHDLAKLIAGNECYTIVDNWLSCFPDGVRHLCIQGQEELVKSLCSQNLRALRTFLLSAQCGCVYNMIKEVTHFPLLLLRTECLRTLKFVWKSEDELPDSISNLKHLRYLHITSKFVKRLPESVCLLYHLQTLILDCDGLAKLPDGLGNLINLRYFKLQTYWIKRLPESVCQLSNLQTLDLHWCKQLKELPSGIGSLTNLRYLDTVRAQSLCLPAGIKKLTNLQRLHGCYEVQGGIGVLKDLVNLQGDLCISGLRNLVSIGDAKDVGLKYKHKLEQLYLFWDANCENDWHYEGDNIGLHLKVFLEENKDVPADEKREEALLEYLQPPTNLKKLLISGYGGSKFPEWVGNLLSFASLKDIVIIDCEKIRSLPLYIHDSLGKLDASISKSMLERVSIYGCPKLTSIGGLHNLHSLKQLKISVCPQLLILSEEGLPSKLQKLHNEECQWLTSLSGMQNLTSFGALNIYNCLQLWLLSEQGLPFKLQYLHIEECQQLTSLPGMQHLASLRALTITKCPQLRLLSEEGLPSKLESLHIEKCQQLTLLSGMQNLTSLRALTIKNCPQLRLLSGEELPSSLQDLHIEECQQLMSLQGMQNLASLELLTITNCPQLQLLSEEGLPSKLQYLYIEECQQLTSLSGMQNLTSLGKLTIRNCPQLLLLSEEGLPSKLEKLYIEKCQQLTSLSGMQNLTSLIALTIKSCPKLRLLSVEDLPSILQDLHIEECQQLISLPGMQNLTSLGELTIINCPQLQLLSEEGLPTNLQDLHIEECQQLISLQGMQNLTSLEALTIINCPQLWLLSKEELPSKLQYLYIADYQQLTSLSGVQNLASLRALTITNCPQLRLLSEEELPFKLQRLFIEKCQQLTSLSGMQNLTSLDALTIQNCPKLQIIAEEQLSSMPKYVDIIDCPGLVKWCEVQKINCIQVVSGNKLTISNSWGKIMHGFDDLTSIEHLCFSNSWKLFLETISISILEELTIWGCTHVPSIRCLPEVTSLRSMVIKDCPGIQHMADQALPCTLDSLVVDSCEDLRCLQLALQNRDALKELQIVNCPKLTMVEGLNCIFFLRLLRIEQCPKIQLSPADLPPFNFPRVKIALVLQEKFNPPQSEEAENRETIDDKTLEKRVMRCVVIEHFNNAVSPILNAASDCNTGQILEGLPSSSTSQSLLEDKEIVAMMIGGMEDNDCHHDKNPL
- the LOC105040148 gene encoding uncharacterized protein isoform X2, with amino-acid sequence MASAFLSSILSKTSQVSRSVRRWAASPSSSSDPRSSILKDLKKLERTLERIQTVLHDAEERDIREEAVKLWLKELKEVAYDAEDVLDEYHYEELRAQVEARASRKRKRVEGDDEEEVSNSLSTIVVSIPVGMGDRIREIRERFDEISKDRERLRLREEDGERRVFGAVCPPSSSHMVDESSIYGREHDKQKVIDLLFSEGMGNGISVIPIVGKGGLGKTTIAQLVYNDSKVKERFDLTGWVCVSDDFNVPRLTKAIIESITEESRDLTELSPLQNSLKEKVEGRKVLLVLDDVWNEQQSRWESLRIPLVGAETVRIIMTCRNDSVAEIMQTVHPYHPGYLSEDDSWSLFEHYAFAGRESEEQSRLADIGKQIVEKCSGLPLAVKTMGSLLRHEIDEDSWMDVLQSDLWELDKDNETLASLRLSYNRMPPHLKPCFIYCSMFPKDYVFDRDVLVRLWMAQGYIPPQGNECYTIVDNWLSCFPDGVRHLCIQGQEELVKSLCSQNLRALRTFLLSAQCGCVYNMIKEVTHFPLLLLRTECLRTLKFVWKSEDELPDSISNLKHLRYLHITSKFVKRLPESVCLLYHLQTLILDCDGLAKLPDGLGNLINLRYFKLQTYWIKRLPESVCQLSNLQTLDLHWCKQLKELPSGIGSLTNLRYLDTVRAQSLCLPAGIKKLTNLQRLHGCYEVQGGIGVLKDLVNLQGDLCISGLRNLVSIGDAKDVGLKYKHKLEQLYLFWDANCENDWHYEGDNIGLHLKVFLEENKDVPADEKREEALLEYLQPPTNLKKLLISGYGGSKFPEWVGNLLSFASLKDIVIIDCEKIRSLPLYIHDSLGKLDASISKSMLERVSIYGCPKLTSIGGLHNLHSLKQLKISVCPQLLILSEEGLPSKLQKLHNEECQWLTSLSGMQNLTSFGALNIYNCLQLWLLSEQGLPFKLQYLHIEECQQLTSLPGMQHLASLRALTITKCPQLRLLSEEGLPSKLESLHIEKCQQLTLLSGMQNLTSLRALTIKNCPQLRLLSGEELPSSLQDLHIEECQQLMSLQGMQNLASLELLTITNCPQLQLLSEEGLPSKLQYLYIEECQQLTSLSGMQNLTSLGKLTIRNCPQLLLLSEEGLPSKLEKLYIEKCQQLTSLSGMQNLTSLIALTIKSCPKLRLLSVEDLPSILQDLHIEECQQLISLPGMQNLTSLGELTIINCPQLQLLSEEGLPTNLQDLHIEECQQLISLQGMQNLTSLEALTIINCPQLWLLSKEELPSKLQYLYIADYQQLTSLSGVQNLASLRALTITNCPQLRLLSEEELPFKLQRLFIEKCQQLTSLSGMQNLTSLDALTIQNCPKLQIIAEEQLSSMPKYVDIIDCPGLVKWCEVQKINCIQVVSGNKLTISNSWGKIMHGFDDLTSIEHLCFSNSWKLFLETISISILEELTIWGCTHVPSIRCLPEVTSLRSMVIKDCPGIQHMADQALPCTLDSLVVDSCEDLRCLQLALQNRDALKELQIVNCPKLTMVEGLNCIFFLRLLRIEQCPKIQLSPADLPPFNFPRVKIALVLQEKFNPPQSEEAENRETIDDKTLEKRVMRCVVIEHFNNAVSPILNAASDCNTGQILEGLPSSSTSQSLLEDKEIVAMMIGGMEDNDCHHDKNPL
- the LOC105040148 gene encoding uncharacterized protein isoform X3 encodes the protein MASAFLSSILSKTSQVSRSVRRWAASPSSSSDPRSSILKDLKKLERTLERIQTVLHDAEERDIREEAVKLWLKELKEVAYDAEDVLDEYHYEELRAQVEARASRKRKRVEGDDEEEVSNSLSTIVVSIPVGMGDRIREIRERFDEISKDRERLRLREEDGERRVFGAVCPPSSSHMVDESSIYGREHDKQKVIDLLFSEGMGNGISVIPIVGKGGLGKTTIAQLVYNDSKVKERFDLTGWVCVSDDFNVPRLTKAIIESITEESRDLTELSPLQNSLKEKVEGRKVLLVLDDVWNEQQSRWESLRIPLVGAETVRIIMTCRNDSVAEIMQTVHPYHPGYLSEDDSWSLFEHYAFAGRESEEQSRLADIGKQIVEKCSGLPLAVKTMGSLLRHEIDEDSWMDVLQSDLWELDKDNETLASLRLSYNRMPPHLKPCFIYCSMFPKDYVFDRDVLVRLWMAQGYIPPQGRKTMEDIGDECFNDLLRRSFFDSFGRRFKMHDMIHDLAKLIAGNECYTIVDNWLSCFPDGVRHLCIQGQEELVKSLCSQNLRALRTFLLSAQCGCVYNMIKEVTHFPLLLLRTECLRTLKFVWKSEDELPDSISNLKHLRYLHITSKFVKRLPESVCLLYHLQTLILDCDGLAKLPDGLGNLINLRYFKLQTYWIKRLPESVCQLSNLQTLDLHWCKQLKELPSGIGSLTNLRYLDTVRAQSLCLPAGIKKLTNLQRLHGCYEVQGGIGVLKDLVNLQGDLCISGLRNLVSIGDAKDVGLKYKHKLEQLYLFWDANCENDWHYEGDNIGLHLKVFLEENKDVPADEKREEALLEYLQPPTNLKKLLISGYGGSKFPEWVGNLLSFASLKDIVIIDCEKIRSLPLYIHDSLGKLDASISKSMLERVSIYGCPKLTSIGGLHNLHSLKQLKISVCPQLLILSEEGLPSKLQKLHNEECQWLTSLSGMQNLTSFGALNIYNCLQLWLLSEQGLPFKLQYLHIEECQQLTSLPGMQHLASLRALTITKCPQLRLLSEEGLPSKLESLHIEKCQQLTLLSGMQNLTSLRALTIKNCPQLRLLSGEELPSSLQDLHIEECQQLMSLQGMQNLASLELLTITNCPQLQLLSEEGLPSKLQYLYIEECQQLTSLSGMQNLTSLGKLTIRNCPQLLLLSEEGLPSKLEKLYIEKCQQLTSLSGMQNLTSLIALTIKSCPKLRLLSVEDLPSILQDLHIEECQQLISLPGMQNLTSLGELTIINCPQLQLLSEEGLPTNLQDLHIEECQQLISLQGMQNLTSLEALTIINCPQLWLLSKEELPSKLQYLYIADYQQLTSLSGVQNLASLRALTITNCPQLRLLSEEELPFKLQRLFIEKCQQLTSLSGMQNLTSLDALTIQNCPKLQIIAEEQLSSMPKYVDIIDCPGLVKWCEVQKINCIQVVSGNKLTISNSWGKIMHGFDDLTSIEHLCFSNSWKLFLETISISILEELTIWGCTHVPSIRCLPEVTSLRSMVIKDCPGIQHMADQALPCTLDSLVVDSCEDLRCLQLALQNRDALKELQIVNCPKLTMVEGLNCIFFLRLLRIEQCPKIQLSPADLPPFNFPRVKIALVLQEKFNPPQSEEAENRETIDDKTLEKRVMSWKTRRLWQ